The following proteins are encoded in a genomic region of Elusimicrobiota bacterium:
- a CDS encoding PorV/PorQ family protein → MTGAAPARGGMFAPSAFSAGSVGTTGAAFLKLVRSARDSALGGAAAAGAQGAEALFTNPAGLASLLPESPSELSLSYDNLLESSYLGSAAWGRPVGRSGALGADLVYFSQSAQTAYNGRGDAVGSFRPYDLAVALAYARRFDGFALGGGLKLIRSSLDDVSGTSAALDFGAQARSICLVGDRPVDVGAHVSNLGPPIKVGGTSAPLPLAFAGGVLWHLSTFVDSSLDVHVPSDQDPYVSLGVEATYRFDQGKHSAALRLGYDQNHIRELDGAAGLTAGGGLDLGGFRVDYAWVPYGDLGMQNRFTLALRF, encoded by the coding sequence GTGACCGGCGCGGCCCCGGCCCGGGGCGGCATGTTCGCGCCTTCCGCGTTCTCCGCCGGCTCCGTCGGCACGACCGGCGCGGCATTCCTCAAGCTGGTCCGCTCGGCGCGCGATTCGGCTCTGGGGGGCGCGGCGGCCGCCGGCGCGCAGGGGGCCGAGGCCCTGTTCACCAACCCCGCCGGCCTCGCTAGCCTTCTGCCGGAGTCCCCCTCCGAACTGAGCCTCTCCTACGACAATCTCCTGGAGAGCTCTTATCTCGGCTCCGCGGCCTGGGGACGCCCGGTCGGGCGGTCCGGCGCCTTGGGCGCGGACCTGGTGTATTTCTCCCAAAGCGCCCAGACGGCCTACAACGGCCGCGGGGATGCGGTCGGCTCCTTCCGGCCTTACGATCTGGCCGTGGCCCTGGCCTACGCGCGGCGGTTCGACGGCTTCGCCCTGGGCGGCGGCCTGAAGCTGATCCGGTCGTCCCTTGATGACGTATCGGGGACGAGCGCGGCGCTCGACTTCGGCGCGCAAGCCCGCAGCATCTGCCTGGTCGGAGACCGTCCCGTCGATGTCGGGGCGCATGTCTCCAACCTCGGGCCGCCCATAAAGGTGGGCGGGACGTCGGCGCCGCTGCCCTTGGCTTTCGCGGGCGGAGTCCTTTGGCATCTGTCCACCTTCGTCGACTCGAGCCTCGACGTGCATGTGCCCTCGGACCAAGACCCTTACGTCAGTCTGGGAGTGGAGGCGACCTACAGGTTCGACCAGGGCAAGCACAGCGCCGCCCTGCGCCTCGGCTACGACCAGAACCACATCCGGGAGCTCGACGGAGCGGCTGGGTTGACCGCAGGCGGCGGCTTGGACCTGGGGGGCTTCCGGGTCGATTATGCCTGGGTCCCCTACGGAGACCTGGGCATGCAGAACCGCTTCACTCTGGCGCTGCGCTTCTAG
- a CDS encoding inositol monophosphatase family protein → MRAERAELRHVLREALDRASRVLRRRFGSVSIRYKGRANLLTQADLESQKAILELIRRRLPRHDYRAEEKACRDTGSEYVWVIDPLDGTTNFAHGYPVGCVSIALLRRGRPLLAGVHDPFRDERFLAEAGCGARLNGKPMRVSAVRSLARSLLITGFPYDRHSRPDFYTGFYRSFMVRCHDVRRSGSAALDMAWVAAGRAEGFWEFHLSPWDVAAGLLLVREAGGKVSDFHGRPWDGIASFGRQTLASNGRVHAAMLRILAERLGARSAAPE, encoded by the coding sequence GTGCGCGCTGAACGAGCTGAACTGCGCCACGTCCTGCGGGAAGCCCTGGACCGGGCCAGCCGAGTGCTCCGGCGACGATTCGGCTCGGTGAGCATCCGCTACAAGGGCCGGGCCAACCTCCTCACGCAGGCCGACCTGGAGAGCCAGAAGGCCATCCTGGAGTTGATCCGCCGCCGTCTGCCGCGTCATGACTACCGCGCCGAGGAGAAGGCCTGCCGGGACACCGGCTCGGAGTACGTCTGGGTCATCGACCCCCTGGACGGGACCACGAACTTCGCCCACGGCTATCCGGTCGGCTGCGTGTCCATCGCCCTGCTGCGGCGCGGCCGCCCTCTGCTCGCCGGGGTGCACGACCCGTTCCGCGACGAGCGCTTCCTGGCCGAAGCCGGATGCGGGGCCCGGCTCAACGGCAAGCCGATGCGCGTCTCCGCGGTGCGGAGCCTGGCGCGGTCTTTGCTCATCACGGGCTTCCCCTACGACCGCCATTCGCGCCCCGACTTCTACACCGGGTTCTACCGCTCCTTCATGGTCCGCTGCCACGACGTGCGCCGCAGCGGCTCGGCCGCCCTGGACATGGCCTGGGTGGCGGCGGGGCGCGCCGAGGGCTTCTGGGAATTCCACCTCAGCCCCTGGGACGTGGCCGCGGGGCTGCTGCTCGTGCGCGAGGCGGGGGGGAAGGTCTCGGATTTCCACGGCCGCCCCTGGGATGGGATCGCGTCTTTCGGCCGTCAGACCTTGGCCAGCAACGGCCGCGTCCACGCCGCGATGCTCAGGATCCTGGCCGAGCGCCTCGGCGCTAGAAGCGCAGCGCCAGAGTGA
- the rpsP gene encoding 30S ribosomal protein S16: MSVVIRLQRTGKPKQAHYRVVAIERSRGSTGRPIEVLGSYDPRGETINKKLVVRQDRYEAWRKNGALPSVTVEKLMRQSQKKSAAPASAAAEQAKP, encoded by the coding sequence ATGTCCGTAGTCATCAGGTTGCAGAGGACGGGAAAACCGAAGCAGGCGCACTACCGCGTGGTCGCCATCGAGCGCAGCCGGGGCAGCACGGGCAGGCCCATCGAAGTCCTGGGCAGCTACGACCCCCGCGGCGAGACGATCAACAAGAAGCTGGTGGTGCGTCAGGACCGTTACGAGGCTTGGCGCAAGAACGGCGCCCTGCCGTCCGTGACGGTGGAGAAGCTGATGCGTCAGTCCCAGAAGAAGTCTGCGGCGCCCGCGTCGGCCGCCGCGGAGCAGGCCAAGCCATGA
- the def gene encoding peptide deformylase, which translates to MAILRITKHGEPVLKKACAPVTYETLLPGLPKLLKDMWATMYSAKGVGLAAPQVGLSLRLSVVDVRPEGKAQRLVLINPEIVAREGAIFEEEGCLSVPGVFARVKRCARVRIRALDARGRPFEMEGTGLLAKAFQHEVDHLDGKLFIDRLPFTEKLKVLSLIKDLRRDWT; encoded by the coding sequence ATGGCCATCCTGCGCATCACCAAGCACGGCGAGCCGGTCCTCAAGAAGGCCTGCGCGCCCGTCACCTACGAGACCTTGCTTCCGGGCCTGCCCAAGCTGCTCAAGGACATGTGGGCGACCATGTACTCGGCCAAGGGCGTCGGGTTGGCCGCGCCCCAGGTGGGACTGAGCCTGCGGCTTTCCGTCGTGGACGTGCGGCCTGAAGGCAAGGCCCAGCGCCTGGTGCTCATCAATCCCGAGATCGTCGCTCGCGAAGGGGCCATTTTCGAGGAGGAGGGCTGCCTGTCCGTCCCCGGGGTCTTCGCCCGGGTCAAGCGCTGCGCGCGCGTGCGCATCCGCGCCCTGGACGCGCGCGGGCGGCCCTTCGAGATGGAGGGCACTGGGCTCCTGGCCAAGGCCTTCCAGCACGAAGTGGACCACCTCGACGGCAAGCTCTTCATCGACCGCCTGCCTTTCACCGAGAAGCTCAAGGTCCTCTCCCTCATCAAGGATCTGCGCCGGGACTGGACGTGA
- a CDS encoding PTS sugar transporter subunit IIA, translating into MVLPFFPDKKRQPAAALGKSERLSNKAGALVRPKSIAISNILSEDVVIQAPAGVGKDGLIELLVGRLCDRKAIGSPQTLLAKVLEREQGISTTLDTGLSLPHARVDSITEIVAALALVPQGIADPKAGDLTIRLMFLFFSSSRPDILPLHLQLLRGVASLFQPQIIAELAGAPDPAAALAIIRRVENP; encoded by the coding sequence ATGGTTCTGCCGTTCTTCCCTGACAAGAAACGCCAGCCTGCCGCCGCTTTAGGAAAATCGGAGAGACTTTCCAACAAGGCGGGAGCGTTGGTCCGTCCGAAAAGCATCGCCATTTCCAATATTTTGAGCGAGGACGTGGTGATCCAGGCCCCGGCCGGGGTCGGCAAGGACGGGCTCATCGAGCTCCTGGTCGGCCGGCTCTGCGATCGCAAGGCCATCGGCAGTCCCCAGACTCTGCTGGCCAAGGTCTTGGAGCGAGAGCAGGGCATCAGCACCACCTTGGATACCGGGTTGAGCCTGCCCCACGCCCGGGTGGATTCGATCACGGAGATCGTGGCGGCGCTGGCCTTGGTCCCCCAGGGGATCGCGGACCCCAAGGCCGGAGATCTGACCATCAGGCTCATGTTCCTGTTCTTCTCCTCTAGCAGGCCGGATATCCTGCCCTTGCACCTGCAACTCCTGCGCGGGGTCGCCTCCCTATTCCAGCCCCAGATCATCGCGGAACTGGCGGGCGCGCCCGACCCGGCCGCGGCTCTGGCGATCATCCGCAGAGTGGAGAACCCCTAG
- the rpe gene encoding ribulose-phosphate 3-epimerase, whose product MTAARTVEIVPSLLSADLSRLPAELRRVQEGGGEWVTVDVMDGHFVPNLSFGPDLVRAVKRLSPLRVDVHLMVTNPETAAPWFIKAGADRIIFHLEACGDPRALLRALRGQGVEAGVAVKPGTPADGLLPLLSEADIALVMTVEPGFGGAAFLSAMLPKITAARRTLDEGGLPCRLQVDGGINLDTVEAAAGAGAEILIAGAGVFGNPDPAGAIRTLRAKAQAAYSGRAG is encoded by the coding sequence ATGACCGCGGCACGGACGGTGGAGATCGTGCCCTCGCTTCTGTCGGCGGACCTGTCCCGCCTGCCGGCCGAGCTGCGCCGGGTCCAGGAGGGCGGCGGCGAGTGGGTCACCGTGGACGTGATGGACGGGCACTTCGTTCCCAACCTGAGCTTCGGGCCCGATCTGGTGCGCGCCGTCAAGCGCCTCTCCCCCCTGCGCGTGGACGTCCATCTCATGGTGACCAACCCCGAGACCGCGGCCCCTTGGTTCATCAAGGCCGGCGCGGACCGCATCATCTTCCATCTGGAGGCCTGCGGCGACCCGCGGGCCTTGCTGCGCGCGCTGCGCGGCCAGGGCGTGGAGGCCGGCGTCGCGGTCAAACCGGGCACGCCGGCCGACGGGTTGCTGCCGCTGCTGTCCGAGGCGGACATCGCCTTGGTCATGACCGTGGAGCCGGGCTTCGGCGGGGCGGCGTTCCTCAGCGCCATGCTGCCCAAGATAACGGCGGCGCGCCGGACCCTGGACGAGGGCGGCCTGCCGTGCCGCCTGCAAGTGGACGGAGGCATCAATCTGGATACCGTGGAAGCCGCGGCCGGGGCCGGTGCGGAGATCCTCATCGCGGGCGCCGGCGTTTTCGGCAACCCCGACCCGGCGGGGGCCATCCGGACCTTGCGCGCCAAGGCGCAGGCCGCTTATTCCGGGCGCGCGGGCTGA
- a CDS encoding uroporphyrinogen-III synthase: MSCKPLMGRTILVTRPEGPAGPLADGLRALGARVWSVPVIRFAPPASWTRLDAALRDLGRYDAAVFASARAVESTFARARALGLRLSPPPKVFAVGPATAGALRRRGWRAVAPRRHRAEDLAAVAGRVRGQRIFLPRAQAGREVLPRLLRAQGAKVDAVAAYRTLADRRGARRLRAAAASGGVDAVVFTSGSAVENLLRQLPAASRRRLFNRAVAASIGPVTSAALEQRGVSAAVEAPRATVASLCGALARHFRAR; the protein is encoded by the coding sequence ATGTCCTGCAAGCCTCTCATGGGGCGGACCATCCTGGTGACCCGCCCCGAAGGTCCGGCGGGCCCTTTGGCCGACGGCTTGCGGGCGCTGGGCGCGCGCGTCTGGAGCGTGCCGGTCATCCGCTTCGCGCCGCCCGCGTCGTGGACGCGCCTGGACGCGGCGCTGCGTGACCTCGGACGTTACGATGCCGCGGTCTTCGCGAGCGCGCGCGCCGTCGAGAGCACCTTCGCCCGCGCGCGGGCCCTGGGCCTGAGGCTGTCGCCGCCGCCCAAGGTCTTCGCCGTGGGCCCGGCCACGGCCGGCGCCCTGCGCCGCAGAGGCTGGCGCGCTGTGGCGCCGCGAAGGCATCGCGCCGAGGACTTGGCCGCGGTCGCGGGCCGGGTGCGGGGCCAGAGGATATTCCTGCCCCGGGCGCAGGCAGGCCGCGAGGTCCTGCCGCGCCTCCTGCGCGCGCAGGGGGCCAAAGTCGACGCCGTCGCCGCTTACCGGACTCTGGCGGACCGACGCGGCGCGCGGCGCCTGCGCGCGGCCGCAGCCTCCGGCGGCGTCGACGCCGTGGTCTTCACCTCCGGCTCCGCCGTGGAGAATCTCCTGCGTCAGCTTCCCGCCGCCTCCCGCCGCCGCCTCTTCAACCGGGCCGTGGCGGCCTCGATCGGGCCGGTCACCAGCGCCGCGCTCGAACAGCGCGGGGTGAGCGCGGCGGTGGAAGCTCCGCGCGCCACAGTGGCCTCCCTCTGCGGCGCGCTCGCGAGGCATTTCCGTGCGCGCTGA
- a CDS encoding PASTA domain-containing protein: MKGEVRSWEAIGVSLALVVAVFALLQWGIEGVIHDRKTQTMPELKGRSISAALDLLSPLNIGLRKEGTEFNNAVPIASVLRQYPAAGTVVREGKIVRVVVSQGGETVLTPSIVGLPLRNGEMLLRQSQLVLGEVNESYSLKFEKGTVLSQEPKAEASVERNALVNVTVSGGSPPTGVNLMPDFLRKNIQEVQSWASTAGATLSSRKDLSSPFAYGTILSQEPAPDTPLSAAAKVSVVISGKLGKSGEAGPAVTNFHYELPQGGSESLVRIVVSDKYGERELFNGLRRPGSKIDLPVQETGGAHVRIFLNGILVDERDM; this comes from the coding sequence ATGAAGGGGGAGGTGCGGTCGTGGGAAGCGATCGGCGTGAGTTTGGCTCTCGTGGTCGCGGTCTTCGCTCTGCTGCAATGGGGGATAGAAGGCGTGATCCATGACCGCAAGACTCAGACCATGCCCGAGCTCAAGGGGCGGTCCATCTCCGCGGCCTTGGACCTGCTCTCCCCTCTCAACATCGGCCTGCGCAAGGAAGGCACCGAGTTCAACAACGCCGTGCCCATCGCTTCCGTGCTGCGCCAGTACCCCGCGGCCGGGACCGTGGTCCGCGAGGGCAAGATCGTCCGCGTGGTGGTCAGCCAGGGCGGAGAGACCGTCTTGACCCCGTCCATCGTGGGACTGCCCCTGCGCAACGGGGAGATGCTCTTGCGCCAGAGCCAGCTGGTGCTGGGAGAGGTCAACGAGAGCTATTCCCTCAAGTTCGAGAAAGGCACCGTCCTCTCCCAGGAGCCCAAGGCCGAGGCCAGCGTCGAGCGCAACGCCTTGGTCAACGTCACGGTCTCGGGCGGCTCGCCGCCGACCGGGGTCAACCTCATGCCCGATTTCCTGCGCAAGAACATCCAGGAGGTCCAGTCCTGGGCCAGCACCGCGGGCGCGACGCTGAGCTCTCGCAAGGACTTGTCCTCCCCCTTCGCTTACGGGACCATCCTGTCCCAGGAACCGGCGCCGGATACTCCCTTGAGCGCGGCCGCCAAGGTCTCCGTCGTCATCAGCGGCAAGCTCGGCAAGTCCGGCGAGGCCGGCCCGGCCGTCACCAATTTCCACTACGAGCTGCCGCAGGGCGGCAGCGAGAGCCTGGTGCGCATCGTGGTCTCGGATAAGTACGGCGAGCGCGAGCTCTTCAACGGCCTGCGCCGGCCCGGCTCCAAGATCGACCTGCCGGTGCAGGAGACGGGCGGAGCGCACGTGCGCATCTTCCTCAACGGCATCCTCGTCGACGAGAGGGACATGTGA
- the fmt gene encoding methionyl-tRNA formyltransferase, whose protein sequence is MRTLFYGTPALAVPFLDLLARKSAVVGVLTSADKPVGRSLRVQPTPVKARALESGLKVLQPERPSAAAAELSELKPDLAVAVAYGKLLPPELLAVPALGSLNVHFSLLPKYRGAAPVQWSLARGESRTGVTVFWIEGGFDTGPVFLQRALDIGPDDDAEGLFSRLTALGLEALERAIDELAAGRVRKEPQAGESSLAPRIRREDARISFSRPARQIHDLVRGMRLWPTAYLELKSPAPRLVQVHRTRLPEPRERSASGPGPGLIVGIEPHGGILVQCSDCSSVWLLTVQTEGKKPVAAADFLNGLRLGVGDFLSLA, encoded by the coding sequence GTGAGGACCCTCTTCTATGGTACGCCGGCGCTAGCCGTCCCGTTCCTGGACCTCCTGGCCCGCAAGAGCGCGGTCGTGGGCGTGCTCACCAGCGCGGACAAGCCCGTCGGCAGGAGCCTGCGGGTGCAGCCGACTCCGGTCAAGGCCCGGGCCCTGGAGTCGGGCCTGAAGGTCCTGCAGCCGGAGAGACCCTCGGCCGCGGCTGCGGAGCTCTCGGAGCTCAAGCCGGACCTCGCGGTGGCCGTGGCCTACGGCAAGCTCCTCCCCCCCGAACTGTTGGCGGTCCCCGCGCTGGGCAGCCTCAACGTCCATTTCTCTTTGTTGCCCAAGTACCGCGGCGCGGCGCCGGTGCAGTGGAGCCTAGCGCGCGGCGAGTCCCGTACCGGCGTCACCGTCTTCTGGATCGAAGGGGGGTTCGACACCGGCCCCGTGTTCTTGCAGCGGGCTCTCGATATCGGGCCCGATGATGACGCGGAGGGGCTGTTCTCTCGCCTCACCGCTCTGGGCCTGGAGGCCCTGGAGCGGGCCATCGACGAGCTCGCGGCGGGCCGCGTCCGCAAGGAGCCCCAGGCCGGGGAGTCCAGCCTGGCCCCCCGCATCCGTCGGGAAGACGCCCGCATCTCTTTCTCCCGGCCCGCGCGGCAGATCCATGACCTGGTGCGCGGCATGCGCCTGTGGCCGACGGCTTATCTCGAGCTGAAGTCCCCGGCCCCGCGGCTCGTCCAGGTGCACCGGACCCGCCTGCCCGAGCCCCGCGAACGCTCCGCCTCCGGTCCGGGCCCCGGCCTCATCGTCGGCATTGAACCGCACGGCGGTATTTTGGTACAATGCTCGGACTGCAGCAGTGTTTGGCTCCTCACGGTTCAGACCGAGGGTAAAAAGCCGGTAGCCGCTGCGGATTTTCTCAATGGCCTCCGCCTCGGCGTGGGGGACTTTTTGTCTTTGGCATGA